A part of Neovison vison isolate M4711 chromosome 8, ASM_NN_V1, whole genome shotgun sequence genomic DNA contains:
- the NEURL2 gene encoding neuralized-like protein 2 — MAAVSDPVDLGAAWRSARPEPCPTRFHQVHGANIRVDLSGTRATRVESFAHGVCFSREPLAPGQVFLVEIEEKELGWCGHLRLGLTALDPATLASVPEFSLPDLVSLGHTWVFAITRHHNRVPREDRPEAEALAPSRPPALLVEPYLCIEQFRIPRDRLVGRSRPGLYSHLLDQLYELNVLPPTARRSRVGVLFCPRPDGTADMHIIINGEDMGPSARGLPAAQPLYAVVDVFASTKSVRLVQLEYGLPSLQTLCRLVIQRSVVHRLAIDGLHLPKGLKDFCKYE, encoded by the exons ATGGCTGCTGTCTCCGACCCCGTGGACTTGGGAGCGGCCTGGAGATCCGCGCGTCCCGAGCCCTGTCCCACCCGCTTCCACCAGGTGCACGGTGCCAACATCCGCGTGGACCTCTCCGGGACGCGGGCCACACGCGTGGAGAGTTTCGCTCACGGCGTATGCTTCAGTCGCGAGCCGCTGGCCCCGGGCCAGGTATTCCTGGTCGAGATCGAGGAGAAAGAGCTGGGCTGGTGCGGGCACCTGCGCCTCGGCCTGACCGCGCTAGACCCCGCCACTCTGGCCTCCGTGCCCGAGTTTTCGCTGCCCGACCTAGTCAGCCTCGGCCACACCTGGGTCTTCGCCATTACGCGCCATCACAACCGCGTGCCCCGGGAGGACCGCCCGGAGGCAGAGGCATTGGCCCCCAGCCgccccccagccctcctggtGGAACCGTATCTGTGCATCGAGCAGTTTCGCATTCCCCGCGACCGCCTGGTGGGTCGCAGCCGGCCCGGGCTCTACAGCCACCTCTTGGATCAGCTGTATGAGCTGAACGTGCTGCCACCGACCGCGCGCCGCAGCCGCGTGGGCGTTCTTTTCTGCCCACGCCCGGACGGTACTGCCGACATGCACATCATCATCAACGGCGAGGACATGGGCCCTAGCGCCCGGGGGCTGCCAGCCGCCCAGCCTCTCTACGCAGTGGTGGACGTGTTTGCCTCCACCAAGAGCGTGCGCCTGGTCCAGCTCGAGTATGGCT TGCCGTCCCTGCAGACGCTCTGCCGCCTGGTCATCCAAAGGAGCGTGGTGCACCGGTTGGCCATTGATGGGCTCCACCTGCCAAAAGGACTTAAGGATTTCTGCAAGTATGAATAA
- the SPATA25 gene encoding spermatogenesis-associated protein 25, which produces MVEGVGQEAEDCSLTNGGFAAAMSYFMSPQTHQGLPPSSQGGAASPGSSLGLYSPIEPVVVASGGLGPVSQKAEQVAPIAQAWGPALAVPEARGCPGGAGWETLQRKDYGRYNHRFPLARQPESLGWEDGCSRSRAPRLGGPSRPGPLLLCGLSPGVLPMPSEAGGKEAGSQPDICILTLAMMIAGIPTVPVPGLREEDLIRAAQAFMMAHPEPEGAAEGARWEQARAHTASGQMPLMRSRRGQPPGSCL; this is translated from the exons ATGGTGGAAGGGGTAGGACAGGAGGCAGAGGACTGTTCCCTCACAAACGGGGGCTTTGCGGCCGCCATGTCCTATTTCATGTCTCCACAAACTCATCAAGGTCTTCCGCCTtccagtcaag GTGGGGCTGCTTCTCCAGGCTCATCCCTTGGCCTCTATAGTCCTATAGAGCCAGTGGTGGTGGCCTCTGGTGGACTAGGCCCAGTGAGCCAGAAAGCTGAGCAGGTGGCTCCCATTGCCCAGGCCTGGGGCCCGGCCCTGGCAGTGCCAGAAGCCAGGGGCTGCCCTGGGGGGGCTGGCTGGGAGACACTGCAGCGGAAGGATTATGGCCGATACAACCACAGATTCCCCCTCGCAAGGCAGCCGGAGAGCTTGGGCTGGGAGGATGGCTGCTCCAGAAGCAGAGCTCCCCGCCTGGGTGGCCCCAGCAGGCCTGGGCCCCTGCTGCTGTGTGGGCTGTCACCAGGGGTTCTACCGATGCCCTCTGAGGCAGGGGGGAAGGAGGCCGGCTCCCAGCCTGATATCTGCATCCTTACCCTGGCCATGATGATCGCAGGCATCCCCACCGTGCCTGTCCCAGGGCTTCGGGAAGAGGACCTGATCCGGGCGGCTCAAGCTTTCATGATGGCCCATCCGGAGCCAGAGGGGGCCGCGGAGGGGGCGCGGTGGGAGCAGGCCCGTGCCCACACAGCCTCTGGGCAAATGCCCCTCATGAGATCCAGGAGAGGCCAGCCTCCTGGCTCCTGCTTGTAG
- the ZSWIM1 gene encoding zinc finger SWIM domain-containing protein 1 → MALTMLNEFLIEDPNPPMLLYQVSKTAQLDTLNYQSCFMQGVFAHFPEILFIHRTYNPTGKVLYTFLVDGPRVQLEGHLARAVYFAIPAKEDAEGLAQMFQVFKKFNPAWERVCTILVDPHFLPLPTLAMEFPAAEVLLSAFHICKFLQGKFYQLSLEQPVERVLLSALQSTMCSATAGNLRKLYTLLSSCIPPARLPELHSHWLLNDRIWLAHRWRSRAESSRYFQGLEVTTRVLSQLFGTTPCVEQGMASLLRYMHQNAGDEASFSLGLTPQNSHAPLDVSPESPKVERLVEARIQHSLNAICTGPAAQLCLGELAVVQKSVHLISSGSEKVNIQILEDTHRVQPQPPASCSCYFHQAFHLPCRHILAMLSARHQVLQPDMLPAQWTAGCAASLDNILSSKWSETLDKHLAVALLTEEVGQLLQHCSQEEFERRYSTLRELADSWIGPYEQVQL, encoded by the coding sequence ATGGCCCTGACAATGCTGAATGAGTTCCTGATTGAGGACCCAAACCCACCTATGCTGCTGTATCAGGTTAGCAAGACTGCTCAGTTAGATACCCTCAACTACCAGAGCTGCTTTATGCAAGGGGTCTTTGCCCATTTCCCTGAGATCTTATTTATCCACCGGACCTATAACCCAACGGGCAAGGTGCTATATACCTTCCTGGTAGATGGACCTCGGGTGCAGCTGGAGGGTCATCTGGCCCGGGCAGTCTACTTCGCCATTCCAGCCAAGGAGGATGCTGAAGGCCTGGCCCAGATGTTCCAGGTGTTCAAGAAGTTTAACCCAGCATGGGAGAGAGTCTGTACCATCCTGGTGGATCCCCACTTCCTCCCACTGCCCACCCTTGCTATGGAGTTCCCCGCAGCTGAGGTCCTGCTCTCAGCCTTTCACATCTGTAAGTTCCTCCAGGGCAAGTTCTATCAGCTGTCCCTTGAACAGCCTGTGGAGAGGGTGCTCCTCAGTGCCCTGCAGAGCACAATGTGCTCGGCCACCGCTGGCAACCTGAGGAAACTGTATACACTCTTGAGCAGCTGCATCCCTCCAGCCCGGCTGCCCGAGCTCCACTCCCACTGGCTGCTCAATGACCGGATCTGGCTGGCGCACCGCTGGCGAAGCCGAGCTGAGAGCAGCCGCTACTTCCAGGGCCTGGAGGTCACCACCCGCGTCCTCAGCCAGCTCTTCGGCACCACCCCCTGTGTGGAACAAGGCATGGCCTCTCTGCTCCGGTACATGCATCAGAATGCGGGAGACGAGGCGAGCTTCAGCCTGGGCCTGACTCCCCAGAACAGTCACGCCCCCTTAGACGTCAGCCCGGAAAGCCCCAAAGTGGAGCGGCTGGTAGAAGCCCGCATCCAGCACTCTCTCAATGCCATCTGCACGGGGCCGGCCGCCCAGCTCTGTCTGGGAGAACTTGCTGTGGTCCAGAAATCTGTGCACCTCATCAGCTCCGGCTCGGAGAAGGTGAACATCCAGATCCTGGAGGACACCCATCGGGTgcagccccagccccctgccaGCTGCAGCTGCTACTTTCACCAGGCCTTCCACCTGCCCTGCCGCCACATCCTGGCCATGCTCAGCGCTCGCCACCAGGTGCTTCAGCCCGACATGCTGCCCGCCCAGTGGACAGCAGGCTGTGCTGCCAGTCTAGACAACATTCTGAGCAGCAAGTGGAGTGAGACGCTGGATAAGCACTTGGCTGTGGCTCTCCTCACCGAGGAGGTGGGTCAGCTCTTGCAGCACTGCAGCCAGGAGGAGTTTGAACGGAGGTACAGCACCCTGCGGGAGCTGGCCGACAGCTGGATCGGCCCTTATGAGCAGGTCCAACTCTGA
- the ZSWIM3 gene encoding zinc finger SWIM domain-containing protein 3 isoform X2, whose translation MELGSCFKTYEDFKECFSAYKKENRYMQVKFVCIRTQSNRKRTSEADMCPAYLLLRYNEKLDRLFISELNTQHIHVDSKPAGPRGNTADKSQKTVCLQKPQPEKSAIKKDLDLAEKSPIEPSFCLDKAQVPSKPEQEGITPSDLAKIAQVMKNFLKVDEGSMASLSVGNSQDLDRLSFQSSKMSDLFIRFPENLLLHRVENAQGHILYAFLVENKEREGRVVHFAVLQAETATSVAKMLSIFTEFNSDWPKVKVVFVDPSFPHRAILQEIFPAARILLSIYHTTRLLEKKLHRSSANPSFKRLMKEALREAVFVTSDASLQNLRQMSQALLDEQLFDFLQAHWFSCELLWYMHVRKGLHACNTYMDSLDVVTSKVSSLFREQQSLPDCILRFVDYIDFFNTKGLKNVPIAPPKLKRARPASVPPKPKKAFGACWRSLTRLAVEEPKAGAQQVELEQQPQVQPSQGGMLDALHGSGSQLAYKLCQNEWEVVQNSTHLGDLAGSSVDIQLLEDSHQVSKDGRSCSCSFQRWYHLPCRHILALLHTSQKPVGEAMVCRRWQKRYQHLLGPSGELRDPVVVLNTGQPGKEGRSDMIQDLSRELANLLMQTEGPELEERCSTLRKIVDIWADPSQPPEPSQQPEDFKDVGRLPFLWGRPEEGEGLSLTGAVIHN comes from the exons ATGGAGCTGGGCAGCTGCTTCAAGACCTACGAGGATTTCAAGGAGTGCTTCAGCGCCTACAAAAAGGAGAACAG ATACATGCAGGTGAAATTTGTCTGTATTCGGACTCAGTCAAACAGGAAGAGAACCTCAGAGGCGGACATGTGCCCAGCGTACTTGCTTCTCCGATATAATGAGAAACTGGATAGACTGTTCATCAGTGAACTCAACACCCAGCATATCCATGTTGACTCCAAACCTGCAGGTCCTAGAGGAAACACCGCTGACAAATCTCAAAAGACAGTGTGCCTGCAGAAACCCCAGCCTGAGAAGTCTGCGATCAAGAAAGACCTTGACCTGGCCGAGAAGTCCCCCATTGAACCATCATTTTGCTTAGATAAGGCCCAAGTACCCTCAAAGCCAGAGCAGGAGGGCATCACTCCTTCTGACCTGGCCAAGATAGCACAAGTGATGAAGAACTTTCTTAAGGTGGACGAGGGTTCCATGGCCTCTCTCAGCGTGGGCAACAGCCAAGACCTGGACCGGCTCAGCTTCCAGAGCAGCAAGATGAGCGATCTGTTCATCCGCTTCCCAGAGAATCTCTTGCTACACCGGGTGGAGAATGCCCAGGGCCACATCCTTTATGCTTTCTTGGTGGAGAACAAGGAACGAGAGGGTCGCGTGGTACACTTTGCTGTGCTTCAGGCTGAGACCGCTACCTCAGTGGCCAAGATGCTGAGTATCTTCACAGAGTTCAACTCCGATTGGCCCAAGGTCAAGGTGGTGTTTGTAGACCCGTCCTTCCCTCACCGAGCCATCCTGCAGGAGATCTTCCCTGCTGCGCGTATCCTCCTCTCCATCTACCACACCACCCGGCTCCTGGAGAAGAAGTTGCATCGGAGTTCAGCAAATCCATCCTTTAAAAGGCTCATGAAGGAAGCCCTGCGGGAGGCCGTGTTTGTCACCTCTGATGCCAGCCTCCAAAATCTCCGTCAGATGTCCCAAGCCCTACTGGATGAGCAGCTCTTTGACTTCCTGCAGGCCCACTGGTTCTCCTGTGAACTGCTCTGGTACATGCACGTGAGGAAAGGCCTGCACGCGTGTAACACGTATATGGACAGCCTAGACGTGGTCACCAGCAAGGTGTCCAGCCTCTTCCGGGAACAGCAGTCTCTGCCGGACTGCATCCTCCGCTTTGTGGATTATATAGACTTCTTTAATACCAAAGGCTTGAAGAACGTGCCCATAGCTCCTCCCAAGTTAAAGAGAGCCCGGCCAGCCAGCGTGCCACCAAAGCCCAAGAAGGCATTCGGAGCCTGTTGGAGGAGCCTCACCAGGCTCGCCGTGGaagagcccaaggcaggcgcACAGCAGGTGGAGCTGGAGCAGCAGCCACAGGTGCAGCCCTCCCAGGGCGGCATGCTAGACGCCTTGCACGGCAGTGGCTCCCAACTGGCCTATAAGCTGTGCCAGAACGAGTGGGAGGTGGTACAGAACTCCACTCACctgggggacctggctggctcctCGGTGGACATTCAGCTACTAGAGGATTCTCACCAGGTGAGCAAAGACGGCCGTAGCTGCAGCTGTTCCTTTCAACGCTGGTACCACCTGCCATGCCGGCACATTTTAGCCCTGCTGCACACCAGCCAGAAGCCCGTGGGAGAAGCCATGGTGTGCCGCCGGTGGCAGAAGAGGTACCAGCACCTCCTTGGGCCCAGTGGGGAGCTCCGGGACCCCGTCGTGGTCCTAAACACAGGCCAGCCTGGGAAAGAAGGACGGAGTGACATGATTCAGGACCTAAGTAGGGAGCTAGCAAACCTGCTCATGCAGACCGAGGGGCCAGAGCTGGAGGAGCGCTGTTCCACCCTGCGCAAGATCGTGGACATCTGGGCGGACCCCTCCCAGCCGCCTGAGCCCAGTCAGCAGCCAGAGGACTTCAAGGATGTGGGCCGCCTCCCTTTCCTCTGGGGAAggccagaggaaggggagggccTCTCTCTCACTGGAGCCGTGATTCACAACTGA
- the ZSWIM3 gene encoding zinc finger SWIM domain-containing protein 3 isoform X1, with the protein MELGSCFKTYEDFKECFSAYKKENRCSFILRDCVSVRFHNLNHGTSIREDILYMQVKFVCIRTQSNRKRTSEADMCPAYLLLRYNEKLDRLFISELNTQHIHVDSKPAGPRGNTADKSQKTVCLQKPQPEKSAIKKDLDLAEKSPIEPSFCLDKAQVPSKPEQEGITPSDLAKIAQVMKNFLKVDEGSMASLSVGNSQDLDRLSFQSSKMSDLFIRFPENLLLHRVENAQGHILYAFLVENKEREGRVVHFAVLQAETATSVAKMLSIFTEFNSDWPKVKVVFVDPSFPHRAILQEIFPAARILLSIYHTTRLLEKKLHRSSANPSFKRLMKEALREAVFVTSDASLQNLRQMSQALLDEQLFDFLQAHWFSCELLWYMHVRKGLHACNTYMDSLDVVTSKVSSLFREQQSLPDCILRFVDYIDFFNTKGLKNVPIAPPKLKRARPASVPPKPKKAFGACWRSLTRLAVEEPKAGAQQVELEQQPQVQPSQGGMLDALHGSGSQLAYKLCQNEWEVVQNSTHLGDLAGSSVDIQLLEDSHQVSKDGRSCSCSFQRWYHLPCRHILALLHTSQKPVGEAMVCRRWQKRYQHLLGPSGELRDPVVVLNTGQPGKEGRSDMIQDLSRELANLLMQTEGPELEERCSTLRKIVDIWADPSQPPEPSQQPEDFKDVGRLPFLWGRPEEGEGLSLTGAVIHN; encoded by the exons ATGGAGCTGGGCAGCTGCTTCAAGACCTACGAGGATTTCAAGGAGTGCTTCAGCGCCTACAAAAAGGAGAACAGGTGCTCCTTCATTCTCAGGGACTGCGTTTCCGTCCGCTTCCACAACCTCAACCATGGGACTTCCATCCGCGAGGACATCCT ATACATGCAGGTGAAATTTGTCTGTATTCGGACTCAGTCAAACAGGAAGAGAACCTCAGAGGCGGACATGTGCCCAGCGTACTTGCTTCTCCGATATAATGAGAAACTGGATAGACTGTTCATCAGTGAACTCAACACCCAGCATATCCATGTTGACTCCAAACCTGCAGGTCCTAGAGGAAACACCGCTGACAAATCTCAAAAGACAGTGTGCCTGCAGAAACCCCAGCCTGAGAAGTCTGCGATCAAGAAAGACCTTGACCTGGCCGAGAAGTCCCCCATTGAACCATCATTTTGCTTAGATAAGGCCCAAGTACCCTCAAAGCCAGAGCAGGAGGGCATCACTCCTTCTGACCTGGCCAAGATAGCACAAGTGATGAAGAACTTTCTTAAGGTGGACGAGGGTTCCATGGCCTCTCTCAGCGTGGGCAACAGCCAAGACCTGGACCGGCTCAGCTTCCAGAGCAGCAAGATGAGCGATCTGTTCATCCGCTTCCCAGAGAATCTCTTGCTACACCGGGTGGAGAATGCCCAGGGCCACATCCTTTATGCTTTCTTGGTGGAGAACAAGGAACGAGAGGGTCGCGTGGTACACTTTGCTGTGCTTCAGGCTGAGACCGCTACCTCAGTGGCCAAGATGCTGAGTATCTTCACAGAGTTCAACTCCGATTGGCCCAAGGTCAAGGTGGTGTTTGTAGACCCGTCCTTCCCTCACCGAGCCATCCTGCAGGAGATCTTCCCTGCTGCGCGTATCCTCCTCTCCATCTACCACACCACCCGGCTCCTGGAGAAGAAGTTGCATCGGAGTTCAGCAAATCCATCCTTTAAAAGGCTCATGAAGGAAGCCCTGCGGGAGGCCGTGTTTGTCACCTCTGATGCCAGCCTCCAAAATCTCCGTCAGATGTCCCAAGCCCTACTGGATGAGCAGCTCTTTGACTTCCTGCAGGCCCACTGGTTCTCCTGTGAACTGCTCTGGTACATGCACGTGAGGAAAGGCCTGCACGCGTGTAACACGTATATGGACAGCCTAGACGTGGTCACCAGCAAGGTGTCCAGCCTCTTCCGGGAACAGCAGTCTCTGCCGGACTGCATCCTCCGCTTTGTGGATTATATAGACTTCTTTAATACCAAAGGCTTGAAGAACGTGCCCATAGCTCCTCCCAAGTTAAAGAGAGCCCGGCCAGCCAGCGTGCCACCAAAGCCCAAGAAGGCATTCGGAGCCTGTTGGAGGAGCCTCACCAGGCTCGCCGTGGaagagcccaaggcaggcgcACAGCAGGTGGAGCTGGAGCAGCAGCCACAGGTGCAGCCCTCCCAGGGCGGCATGCTAGACGCCTTGCACGGCAGTGGCTCCCAACTGGCCTATAAGCTGTGCCAGAACGAGTGGGAGGTGGTACAGAACTCCACTCACctgggggacctggctggctcctCGGTGGACATTCAGCTACTAGAGGATTCTCACCAGGTGAGCAAAGACGGCCGTAGCTGCAGCTGTTCCTTTCAACGCTGGTACCACCTGCCATGCCGGCACATTTTAGCCCTGCTGCACACCAGCCAGAAGCCCGTGGGAGAAGCCATGGTGTGCCGCCGGTGGCAGAAGAGGTACCAGCACCTCCTTGGGCCCAGTGGGGAGCTCCGGGACCCCGTCGTGGTCCTAAACACAGGCCAGCCTGGGAAAGAAGGACGGAGTGACATGATTCAGGACCTAAGTAGGGAGCTAGCAAACCTGCTCATGCAGACCGAGGGGCCAGAGCTGGAGGAGCGCTGTTCCACCCTGCGCAAGATCGTGGACATCTGGGCGGACCCCTCCCAGCCGCCTGAGCCCAGTCAGCAGCCAGAGGACTTCAAGGATGTGGGCCGCCTCCCTTTCCTCTGGGGAAggccagaggaaggggagggccTCTCTCTCACTGGAGCCGTGATTCACAACTGA
- the ACOT8 gene encoding acyl-coenzyme A thioesterase 8 — MGFPVSGGSCREKLRVQCASVCVRSAQCPAPQQVNSMSSRQAPEDEQGGGDPPGDLRSVLVTSVLNLEPLDEDLFRGRHYWVPTTQRLFGGQIVGQALVAAAKSVSEDVHVHSLHCYFVRAGDPKVPVLYQVERTRTGTSFSVRSVKAVQHGRPIFICQASFQQAQPSPVRHQFSMPSVPPPEELLDHEALIDQYLRDPSLQEKYRVGLNRIAAKEVPIEIRPVKPPALNQLQSLEPKQMFWVRARGHIGEGDMKMHCCVAAYISDYAFLGTAMLPHQWRHKVRFMVSLDHSMWFHTPFRADHWMLYECESPWAGGSRGLVQGRLWRRDGVLAVSCAQEGVIRVKPWDSESKL; from the exons ATGGGATTTCCGGTTTCTGGAGGAAGCTGCCGGGAAAAGCTCCGCGTTCAGTGCGCATCTGTTTGCGTTCGCTCAGCGCAGTGCCCTGCCCCGCAGCAAGTGAACTCTATGTCGTCGCGGCAGGCTCCAGAGGACGAGCAGGGAGGCGGCGATCCCCCAGGGGACCTCCGCAGCGTCCTGGTTACCAGCGTGCTCAACCTCGAGCCGCTAGACGAGGATCTGTTCAG AGGAAGACATTATTGGGTACCCACAACCCAGCGGCTGTTTGGAGGTCAGATTGTGGGCCAGGCCCTGGTGGCTGCAGCCAAGTCTGTGAGTGAAGATGTCCATGTGCACTCCCTGCACTGCTACTTTGTACGGGCAG GGGACCCCAAGGTGCCGGTGCTGTACCAGGTGGAGCGGACGCGGACAGGGACGAGCTTCTCGGTGCGCTCCGTGAAGGCCGTGCAGCACGGCAGGCCCATTTTCATCTGCCAGGCCTCCTTCCAgcaggcccagcccagccccgtgCGGCACCAGTTCTCCATGCCCAGCGTGCCCCCGCCTGAAGAGCTGCTGGACCACGAGGCCCTCATCGACCAGTATTTAAG GGATCCCAGCCTCCAAGAGAAGTACCGAGTGGGACTGAACCGAATTGCTGCCAAGGAGGTCCCCATTGAGATCAGGCCGGTAAAGCCACCTGCCCTGAATCAGCTGCAGAGCCTGGAGCCCAAACAGATGTTCTGGGTGCGAGCCCGGGGCCATATTG GGGAGGGCGACATGAAGATGCACTGCTGTGTGGCCGCCTACATCTCGGACTATGCCTTCCTGGGCACAGCCATGCTGCCCCACCAGTGGCGGCACAAGGTGCGCTTCATGGTCTCCTTGGACCACTCCATGTGGTTCCATACCCCCTTCCGAGCGGACCACTGGATGCTGTATGAGTGTGAGAGCCCCTGGGCTG GTGGCTCCCGGGGGCTGGTCCAAGGGCGGCTGTGGCGTCGGGACGGTGTCCTTGCTGTGTCCTGTGCCCAGGAGGGCGTGATCCGAGTGAAGCCCTGGGACTCAGAGAGCAAGCTGTAG
- the SNX21 gene encoding sorting nexin-21 isoform X1 — MASRLLHRLRHALAGDNPGEAATGPEAEQFPESSELEDDDAEGLSSRLSGTLSFTSAEDEEEEDDEDDGEVGPDSLPSGDGASGEDADRSSPPDGQRGSQPLARQLQDFWKKSRNTLVPQRLLFEVTSANVVKDPPSKYVLYTLAVMGPGPPDRQPAQISRRYSDFERLHRNLQRQFRGPMAAISFPRKRLRRNFTAETIARRSRAFEQFLSHLQAVPELRRAPDLQDFFVLPELRRAQSLTCTGLYHEALALWANAWRLQTQLGTPVGPDRPLLTLAGLAVCHQELENPGEARACCERALQLLGDKNPHPLLAPFLEAHVRLSWRLGLDKRQTEARLQALQEAGLTPTPPPSLKELLIKEELD; from the exons ATGGCTTCGCGGCTCCTGCACCGGCTGCGGCACGCCCTAGCCGGCGACAACCCCGGGGAGGCAGCGACCGGTCCGGAGGCCGAGCAGTTCCCGGAGAGCTCGGAGCTGGAGGATGATGACGCCGAGGGCCTGTCCTCCCGCCTCAGCGGCACCCTCAGCTTCACCAGCGCCGAGGACGAAGAGGAGGAGGACGACGAGGACGACGGGGAGGTTGGCCCCGACTCGCTGCCCTCCGGGGATGGGGCGTCGGGAGAAGATGCAG ATCGGAGCTCTCCACCTGATGGGCAGCGGGGCAGTCAGCCGCTGGCAAGGCAGTTGCAGGATTTCTGGAAGAAGTCCCGGAACACCCTGGTGCCCCAGCGGCTGCTCTTCGAGGTGACCAGCGCCAACGTGGTCAAGGACCCACCCTCCAAGTACGTG CTCTACACCCTCGCCGTGATGGGCCCGGGGCCACCCGATCGCCAGCCAGCCCAGATCTCTCGCCGCTACTCGGACTTTGAGCGGCTGCATCGAAACCTGCAGCGACAGTTCCGGGGCCCCATGGCTGCCATCTCATTCCCCCGGAAGCGCCTGCGCCGGAATTTTACCGCAGAGACCATCGCCCGCCGGAGCCGGGCCTTCGAGCAGTTTCTGAGCCACTTACAGGCAGTGCCTGAGCTGCGCCGTGCCCCGGACCTGCAGGACTTCTTTGTGCTGCCCGAGCTGCGGCGGGCGCAGAGCCTCACCTGCACTGGCCTCTATCATGAGGCTTTGGCGCTCTGGGCCAATGCCTGGCGGCTGCAGACCCAACTAGGCACCCCCGTGGGCCCAGACCGCCCACTGCTGACCCTGGCTGGGCTGGCTGTGTGCCACCAGGAGCTGGAGAACCCTGGGGAGGCCCGGGCGTGTTGTGAGAGGGCCTTGCAACTGCTGGGGGACAAGAACCCCCACCCTCTGTTGGCACCCTTTCTGGAAGCCCACGTCCGGCTCTCCTGGCGCCTGGGCCTGGACAAACGCCAAACAGAGGCCCGACTCCAGGCCCTGCAGGAGGCAGGCCTGACCCCCACGCCACCCCCCAGTCTCAAAGAATTGCTTATCAAGGAGGAACTGGACTGA
- the SNX21 gene encoding sorting nexin-21 isoform X2: MASRLLHRLRHALAGDNPGEAATGPEAEQFPESSELEDDDAEGLSSRLSGTLSFTSAEDEEEEDDEDDGEVGPDSLPSGDGASGEDADRSSPPDGQRGSQPLARQLQDFWKKSRNTLVPQRLLFEVTSANVVKDPPSNSTPSP, translated from the exons ATGGCTTCGCGGCTCCTGCACCGGCTGCGGCACGCCCTAGCCGGCGACAACCCCGGGGAGGCAGCGACCGGTCCGGAGGCCGAGCAGTTCCCGGAGAGCTCGGAGCTGGAGGATGATGACGCCGAGGGCCTGTCCTCCCGCCTCAGCGGCACCCTCAGCTTCACCAGCGCCGAGGACGAAGAGGAGGAGGACGACGAGGACGACGGGGAGGTTGGCCCCGACTCGCTGCCCTCCGGGGATGGGGCGTCGGGAGAAGATGCAG ATCGGAGCTCTCCACCTGATGGGCAGCGGGGCAGTCAGCCGCTGGCAAGGCAGTTGCAGGATTTCTGGAAGAAGTCCCGGAACACCCTGGTGCCCCAGCGGCTGCTCTTCGAGGTGACCAGCGCCAACGTGGTCAAGGACCCACCCTCCAA CTCTACACCCTCGCCGTGA